Proteins found in one Megachile rotundata isolate GNS110a chromosome 14, iyMegRotu1, whole genome shotgun sequence genomic segment:
- the GLS gene encoding glutaminase isoform X1, whose translation MNREAIVRGVRMLKIVKASSNGLRRLHTSNKRRAAVPASKKLGTAKYLDGAFGSALELERAQTREYSFIHDSHYMYTRDQDQATNAEDVLFDMFKNEETGLLPVGKFLAALRTTGLRNDDPRLQEFTDNLRKEHLKSGGHEGVSHETQKLNRDQFRRIINPNIVLISRAFRHQFIIPDWSGFTKHIEDFYWKCKSNSEGKVASYIPQLARMNPDYWGVSVCTIDGQRFSIGDTSIPFTLQSCSKPLTYAIALDRLGQEVVHQYVGQEPSGRNFNELVLDYNKKPHNPMINAGAILVCSLLKSLIKPEMTLAEKFDFTMNYFKRLAGGENLGFNNAVFLSEREAADRNYALGFYMREHNCYPDKSNLREIMDFYFQCCSMEANCDTMSVMAATLANGGICPITEEKVLKPDSVRDVLSLMHSCGMYDYSGQFAFKVGIPAKSGVSGSLLVVIPNVMGICTWSPPLDPLGNSCRGVQFCEELVSEFNFHSTYYDHRYDNLKHATNKKDPRRHKYETKGLSIVNLLFSAASGDVTAMRRHRLSGMDMTLSDYDGRTALHLAASEGHLDCVEFLIEQCGVPDEPKDRWGKRPIDEAEAFGHMQVVEYLSNYAMSRKSEPENEEKEATEENPDSRKVVESAGQTPLP comes from the exons ATGAACCGCGAGGCGATCGTCAGGGGTGTGAGGATGCTGAAGATCGTCAAAGCTAGCTCGAATGGACTGAGACGGTTGCACACGAGCAATAAG AGACGAGCTGCTGTACCAGCGTCAAAGAAGCTCGGAACTGCAAAGTACTTGGATGGTGCTTTCGGAAGTGCCTTAGAATTGGAACGAGCGCAAACACG CGAGTACAGCTTCATTCATGACAGCCATTACATGTA TACCAGAGATCAGGACCAAGCGACGAACGCCGAGGATGTTCTGTTCGATATGTTCAAAAACGAAGAAACCGGTCTTCTACCGGTGGGCAAGTTTTTAGCT GCTTTGAGGACAACCGGCTTACGAAACGACGACCCTAGACTGCAAGAATTCACGGACAATCTGCGAAAGGAACACTTGAAAAGCGGCGGACACGAAGGTGTTTCGCACGAGACGCAAAAATTGAACAGGGATCAATTTAGAAG GATCATAAACCCGAACATAGTATTAATCTCGAGGGCGTTCAGACATCAGTTCATTATCCCTGACTGGTCGGGTTTCACCAAGCACATAGAAGACTTCTATTGGAAATGCAAGTCGAACTCAGAGGGCAAGGTCGCCTCCTACATACCTCAACTGGCGAGAATGAATCCGGATTACTGGGGCGTTTCAGTGTGTACGATCGATGGACAGAGGTTCAGCATCGGCGACACCTCGATCCCGTTCACCTTGCAAAGTTGCAGTAAACCATTAACTTATGCTATAGCTTTGGACAGATTGGGGCAGGAAGTTGTCCATCAGTATGTCGGTCAAGAACCGTCTGGAAGAAATTTTAACGAACTGGTGCTCGATTACAACA AAAAACCCCATAATCCCATGATCAATGCGGGAGCGATACTGGTTTGTTCCCTTCTGAAATCGTTGATCAAGCCCGAGATGACTTTAGCGGAGAAGTTTGACTTCACGATGAATTATTTCAAGAGGTTGGCAGGTGGAGAAAACCTCGGCTTCAACAATGCTGTCTTTTTGTCCGAACGAGAAGCTGCCGATAGAAATTACGCGCTGGGTTTCTACATGAGGGAGCATAATTGCTATCCCGATAAATCGAATTTGCGAGAAATAATGGATTTTTATTTCCAG TGCTGCTCCATGGAGGCAAATTGTGACACGATGTCGGTGATGGCAGCCACCTTGGCCAACGGTGGCATATGTCCCATCACGGAAGAGAAAGTGTTAAAACCTGACAGCGTTCGAGATGTCTTGAGTTTGATGCACAGTTGCGGAATGTATGACTACAGTGGCCAGTTTGCGTTTAAG GTTGGCATTCCAGCAAAGTCCGGAGTGTCAGGAAGCCTTCTGGTGGTTATTCCGAACGTAATGGGCATTTGCACCTGGTCACCTCCGTTGGATCCTCTAGGAAATTCCTGTCGAGGCGTACAGTTTTGCGAGGAACTCGTGTCCGAGTTCAATTTCCACAG CACCTACTATGATCACAGGTACGATAACCTGAAGCACGCGACTAATAAGAAGGATCCAAGAAGGCACAAATACGAAACCAAAGGATTGTCAATCGTCAACCTCTTGTTCAGTGCAGCCAGTGGCGATGTTACCGCGATGAGGAG GCATCGATTAAGCGGAATGGACATGACGCTATCAGATTACGACGGCAGGACAGCTTTGCATTTGGCAGCCAGCGAAGGACATCTGGATTGTGTCGAGTTTCTGATCGAGCAATGCGGGGTTCCAGACGAACCCAAGGACAG GTGGGGGAAACGACCAATTGATGAAGCAGAAGCTTTCGGACACATGCAAGTGGTGGAATATCTGAGCAATTATGCAATGTCTCGAAAATCGGAACCAGAAAACGAAGAGAAAGA
- the GLS gene encoding glutaminase isoform X2 produces the protein MNREAIVRGVRMLKIVKASSNGLRRLHTSNKRRAAVPASKKLGTAKYLDGAFGSALELERAQTREYSFIHDSHYMYTRDQDQATNAEDVLFDMFKNEETGLLPVGKFLAALRTTGLRNDDPRLQEFTDNLRKEHLKSGGHEGVSHETQKLNRDQFRRIINPNIVLISRAFRHQFIIPDWSGFTKHIEDFYWKCKSNSEGKVASYIPQLARMNPDYWGVSVCTIDGQRFSIGDTSIPFTLQSCSKPLTYAIALDRLGQEVVHQYVGQEPSGRNFNELVLDYNKKPHNPMINAGAILVCSLLKSLIKPEMTLAEKFDFTMNYFKRLAGGENLGFNNAVFLSEREAADRNYALGFYMREHNCYPDKSNLREIMDFYFQCCSMEANCDTMSVMAATLANGGICPITEEKVLKPDSVRDVLSLMHSCGMYDYSGQFAFKVGIPAKSGVSGSLLVVIPNVMGICTWSPPLDPLGNSCRGVQFCEELVSEFNFHRYDNLKHATNKKDPRRHKYETKGLSIVNLLFSAASGDVTAMRRHRLSGMDMTLSDYDGRTALHLAASEGHLDCVEFLIEQCGVPDEPKDRWGKRPIDEAEAFGHMQVVEYLSNYAMSRKSEPENEEKEATEENPDSRKVVESAGQTPLP, from the exons ATGAACCGCGAGGCGATCGTCAGGGGTGTGAGGATGCTGAAGATCGTCAAAGCTAGCTCGAATGGACTGAGACGGTTGCACACGAGCAATAAG AGACGAGCTGCTGTACCAGCGTCAAAGAAGCTCGGAACTGCAAAGTACTTGGATGGTGCTTTCGGAAGTGCCTTAGAATTGGAACGAGCGCAAACACG CGAGTACAGCTTCATTCATGACAGCCATTACATGTA TACCAGAGATCAGGACCAAGCGACGAACGCCGAGGATGTTCTGTTCGATATGTTCAAAAACGAAGAAACCGGTCTTCTACCGGTGGGCAAGTTTTTAGCT GCTTTGAGGACAACCGGCTTACGAAACGACGACCCTAGACTGCAAGAATTCACGGACAATCTGCGAAAGGAACACTTGAAAAGCGGCGGACACGAAGGTGTTTCGCACGAGACGCAAAAATTGAACAGGGATCAATTTAGAAG GATCATAAACCCGAACATAGTATTAATCTCGAGGGCGTTCAGACATCAGTTCATTATCCCTGACTGGTCGGGTTTCACCAAGCACATAGAAGACTTCTATTGGAAATGCAAGTCGAACTCAGAGGGCAAGGTCGCCTCCTACATACCTCAACTGGCGAGAATGAATCCGGATTACTGGGGCGTTTCAGTGTGTACGATCGATGGACAGAGGTTCAGCATCGGCGACACCTCGATCCCGTTCACCTTGCAAAGTTGCAGTAAACCATTAACTTATGCTATAGCTTTGGACAGATTGGGGCAGGAAGTTGTCCATCAGTATGTCGGTCAAGAACCGTCTGGAAGAAATTTTAACGAACTGGTGCTCGATTACAACA AAAAACCCCATAATCCCATGATCAATGCGGGAGCGATACTGGTTTGTTCCCTTCTGAAATCGTTGATCAAGCCCGAGATGACTTTAGCGGAGAAGTTTGACTTCACGATGAATTATTTCAAGAGGTTGGCAGGTGGAGAAAACCTCGGCTTCAACAATGCTGTCTTTTTGTCCGAACGAGAAGCTGCCGATAGAAATTACGCGCTGGGTTTCTACATGAGGGAGCATAATTGCTATCCCGATAAATCGAATTTGCGAGAAATAATGGATTTTTATTTCCAG TGCTGCTCCATGGAGGCAAATTGTGACACGATGTCGGTGATGGCAGCCACCTTGGCCAACGGTGGCATATGTCCCATCACGGAAGAGAAAGTGTTAAAACCTGACAGCGTTCGAGATGTCTTGAGTTTGATGCACAGTTGCGGAATGTATGACTACAGTGGCCAGTTTGCGTTTAAG GTTGGCATTCCAGCAAAGTCCGGAGTGTCAGGAAGCCTTCTGGTGGTTATTCCGAACGTAATGGGCATTTGCACCTGGTCACCTCCGTTGGATCCTCTAGGAAATTCCTGTCGAGGCGTACAGTTTTGCGAGGAACTCGTGTCCGAGTTCAATTTCCACAG GTACGATAACCTGAAGCACGCGACTAATAAGAAGGATCCAAGAAGGCACAAATACGAAACCAAAGGATTGTCAATCGTCAACCTCTTGTTCAGTGCAGCCAGTGGCGATGTTACCGCGATGAGGAG GCATCGATTAAGCGGAATGGACATGACGCTATCAGATTACGACGGCAGGACAGCTTTGCATTTGGCAGCCAGCGAAGGACATCTGGATTGTGTCGAGTTTCTGATCGAGCAATGCGGGGTTCCAGACGAACCCAAGGACAG GTGGGGGAAACGACCAATTGATGAAGCAGAAGCTTTCGGACACATGCAAGTGGTGGAATATCTGAGCAATTATGCAATGTCTCGAAAATCGGAACCAGAAAACGAAGAGAAAGA
- the GLS gene encoding glutaminase isoform X3 produces the protein MAMDSFDYSFVDDLVDFRQSFCTRDQDQATNAEDVLFDMFKNEETGLLPVGKFLAALRTTGLRNDDPRLQEFTDNLRKEHLKSGGHEGVSHETQKLNRDQFRRIINPNIVLISRAFRHQFIIPDWSGFTKHIEDFYWKCKSNSEGKVASYIPQLARMNPDYWGVSVCTIDGQRFSIGDTSIPFTLQSCSKPLTYAIALDRLGQEVVHQYVGQEPSGRNFNELVLDYNKKPHNPMINAGAILVCSLLKSLIKPEMTLAEKFDFTMNYFKRLAGGENLGFNNAVFLSEREAADRNYALGFYMREHNCYPDKSNLREIMDFYFQCCSMEANCDTMSVMAATLANGGICPITEEKVLKPDSVRDVLSLMHSCGMYDYSGQFAFKVGIPAKSGVSGSLLVVIPNVMGICTWSPPLDPLGNSCRGVQFCEELVSEFNFHSTYYDHRYDNLKHATNKKDPRRHKYETKGLSIVNLLFSAASGDVTAMRRHRLSGMDMTLSDYDGRTALHLAASEGHLDCVEFLIEQCGVPDEPKDRWGKRPIDEAEAFGHMQVVEYLSNYAMSRKSEPENEEKEATEENPDSRKVVESAGQTPLP, from the exons ATGGCAATGGACAGTTTCGACTACAGCTTTGTGGATGATCTCGTTGATTTCCGCCAGTCCTTTTG TACCAGAGATCAGGACCAAGCGACGAACGCCGAGGATGTTCTGTTCGATATGTTCAAAAACGAAGAAACCGGTCTTCTACCGGTGGGCAAGTTTTTAGCT GCTTTGAGGACAACCGGCTTACGAAACGACGACCCTAGACTGCAAGAATTCACGGACAATCTGCGAAAGGAACACTTGAAAAGCGGCGGACACGAAGGTGTTTCGCACGAGACGCAAAAATTGAACAGGGATCAATTTAGAAG GATCATAAACCCGAACATAGTATTAATCTCGAGGGCGTTCAGACATCAGTTCATTATCCCTGACTGGTCGGGTTTCACCAAGCACATAGAAGACTTCTATTGGAAATGCAAGTCGAACTCAGAGGGCAAGGTCGCCTCCTACATACCTCAACTGGCGAGAATGAATCCGGATTACTGGGGCGTTTCAGTGTGTACGATCGATGGACAGAGGTTCAGCATCGGCGACACCTCGATCCCGTTCACCTTGCAAAGTTGCAGTAAACCATTAACTTATGCTATAGCTTTGGACAGATTGGGGCAGGAAGTTGTCCATCAGTATGTCGGTCAAGAACCGTCTGGAAGAAATTTTAACGAACTGGTGCTCGATTACAACA AAAAACCCCATAATCCCATGATCAATGCGGGAGCGATACTGGTTTGTTCCCTTCTGAAATCGTTGATCAAGCCCGAGATGACTTTAGCGGAGAAGTTTGACTTCACGATGAATTATTTCAAGAGGTTGGCAGGTGGAGAAAACCTCGGCTTCAACAATGCTGTCTTTTTGTCCGAACGAGAAGCTGCCGATAGAAATTACGCGCTGGGTTTCTACATGAGGGAGCATAATTGCTATCCCGATAAATCGAATTTGCGAGAAATAATGGATTTTTATTTCCAG TGCTGCTCCATGGAGGCAAATTGTGACACGATGTCGGTGATGGCAGCCACCTTGGCCAACGGTGGCATATGTCCCATCACGGAAGAGAAAGTGTTAAAACCTGACAGCGTTCGAGATGTCTTGAGTTTGATGCACAGTTGCGGAATGTATGACTACAGTGGCCAGTTTGCGTTTAAG GTTGGCATTCCAGCAAAGTCCGGAGTGTCAGGAAGCCTTCTGGTGGTTATTCCGAACGTAATGGGCATTTGCACCTGGTCACCTCCGTTGGATCCTCTAGGAAATTCCTGTCGAGGCGTACAGTTTTGCGAGGAACTCGTGTCCGAGTTCAATTTCCACAG CACCTACTATGATCACAGGTACGATAACCTGAAGCACGCGACTAATAAGAAGGATCCAAGAAGGCACAAATACGAAACCAAAGGATTGTCAATCGTCAACCTCTTGTTCAGTGCAGCCAGTGGCGATGTTACCGCGATGAGGAG GCATCGATTAAGCGGAATGGACATGACGCTATCAGATTACGACGGCAGGACAGCTTTGCATTTGGCAGCCAGCGAAGGACATCTGGATTGTGTCGAGTTTCTGATCGAGCAATGCGGGGTTCCAGACGAACCCAAGGACAG GTGGGGGAAACGACCAATTGATGAAGCAGAAGCTTTCGGACACATGCAAGTGGTGGAATATCTGAGCAATTATGCAATGTCTCGAAAATCGGAACCAGAAAACGAAGAGAAAGA